A window of Candidatus Niyogibacteria bacterium contains these coding sequences:
- the rodA gene encoding rod shape-determining protein RodA, whose product MLSKIIKNTDYVLFFSLIPILFAGLMTMKSLGEGSDYFFNRQLIWIGVSFAAFFLMSLADWRFLRKGNLLLFFYFLGVIFLFSLLLLGKTKRGTASWFDFRAFSLAPAEPMKILVILILAKYFARRHIAIAQIRHILISAFFAFLPAVLVFLQPDFGSAFIFIFIWFGMVMVSGISRKHLTMVAAAGLIAVLIGWNFLLAPYQQARISSFLYPQDLKGAGYNADQSVVAVGSGRFLGKGIGGGTQSRLKFLPEHETDFIFAAFAEEWGFIGVLFLFIFFTIALWRILKIAFLGQTNFERLFSMGLATLIFAHFFINVGMNIGLLPVTGITLPFMSYGGSAMAALFGALGILESMRRYSLEMPGNNHKNILDEREFQI is encoded by the coding sequence ATGTTATCAAAAATAATAAAAAACACAGATTATGTTTTGTTTTTTTCTTTAATTCCGATTCTTTTTGCGGGATTGATGACTATGAAAAGTTTAGGCGAAGGGAGCGATTATTTTTTTAACCGCCAATTGATTTGGATTGGTGTTTCTTTTGCCGCTTTTTTTTTAATGAGTTTGGCGGATTGGCGCTTTTTAAGAAAAGGCAATCTTCTTTTGTTTTTTTATTTTTTAGGCGTTATTTTTTTGTTTTCTCTTCTTTTATTGGGAAAGACGAAGCGGGGAACGGCCAGCTGGTTTGATTTTCGCGCGTTTTCTTTGGCGCCGGCCGAACCGATGAAGATTCTGGTGATTTTAATTTTAGCCAAGTATTTCGCGCGCCGCCATATTGCCATCGCTCAAATAAGGCATATTTTAATTTCCGCTTTTTTTGCCTTTTTGCCTGCGGTTTTAGTTTTTCTTCAGCCTGATTTCGGGTCGGCTTTTATTTTTATTTTTATCTGGTTTGGCATGGTGATGGTTTCCGGAATCAGCAGAAAACATCTGACGATGGTCGCGGCCGCGGGATTGATCGCGGTTTTGATCGGCTGGAATTTTTTACTCGCCCCTTATCAACAGGCGAGAATTTCTTCTTTTCTTTATCCTCAAGATTTAAAAGGCGCGGGATATAACGCGGATCAATCCGTGGTGGCGGTCGGTTCGGGACGATTTTTAGGAAAAGGAATCGGCGGCGGCACGCAATCCCGTTTGAAATTTTTGCCGGAGCACGAAACGGATTTTATCTTCGCCGCTTTTGCCGAAGAATGGGGATTTATCGGCGTCTTGTTTTTGTTTATTTTTTTTACGATTGCTCTTTGGCGGATTTTAAAAATAGCTTTTCTGGGCCAGACTAATTTTGAGCGGCTTTTCAGCATGGGGCTGGCCACTTTGATTTTTGCTCATTTTTTTATTAATGTCGGAATGAATATCGGCCTTTTGCCGGTGACGGGCATTACTTTGCCGTTTATGAGTTACGGCGGGTCGGCGATGGCGGCGCTTTTCGGCGCGTTGGGAATTTTAGAAAGCATGCGGCGTTATTCTCTGGAAATGCCGGGCAACAACCATAAAAATATTTTAGATGAACGGGAATTTCAAATTTGA
- a CDS encoding leucine--tRNA ligase, which produces MKQYNHKAIEKKWREKWQKNGLYRTEENFKKSKSYVLDMFPYPSGEGLHVGHPKGYIATDIYSRCQKMKGKNILRPMGWDAFGLPAENYALEHKIHPKAAVDKNIKRFKKQLSLLGFNYDWSREINTTDPDYYKWTQWIFLKLFEKGLAYESNEPINWCPSCLTGLANEDLEGNVCERCGSAVEKKPLRQWMLKITDYAERLLEDLEELNWPESIKESQRNWIGKSQGAEIDFGVVGNNEKITVFTTRPDTLFGATYCVLSPEHKIIKNLKFKIKNYSEINEYIEKAAAKSEIERIAEDKEKTGVELKGIKAINPANNEELPVFIADYVLIHYGTGAIMAVPAHDERDWQFAKKFNLPIKQVICQFYPEPKCPVLDNAYLGGGKLVQSGKFNGMDSEKAKKEITKFVNGKIAVKYKLRDWVFSRQRYWGEPIPIIHCEKCGAVAVPEKDLPVKLPKVKHYEPTGTGESPLAGIKNWMKTKCPKCGGKGKRETNTMPQWAGSSWYYLRYLDPKNDQALVDKKKEKYWSPVDVYAGGAEHATRHLIYARFWHKFLYDLGAVNYSEPFKRLQNVGLIIAEDGRKMSKRYGNIINPDDIVEVYGADTLRIYEMFMGQFDQAANWNTESIIGARRFLEKIWRLAEKIGKPEPRIKNKRIEYLINQTIKKVGEDIEEFKFNTAIAQMMILLNELEKSGTTPKNVFEPFLKILAPFAPHLSEELWEKMGNKTSVHSAKWPEYDPKMIKEKIFELVIQINGKVRAKMEAPVEASKTELQELALNHPVIKEKLAATAPKKIIVVPGRLVNVVV; this is translated from the coding sequence ATGAAACAATACAATCATAAAGCAATAGAAAAAAAATGGCGCGAGAAATGGCAAAAAAACGGGCTTTATAGAACCGAAGAGAATTTTAAAAAATCCAAAAGTTATGTTTTGGATATGTTTCCTTATCCTTCGGGCGAAGGACTTCATGTGGGGCATCCGAAGGGGTATATCGCGACTGATATTTATTCGCGCTGCCAAAAAATGAAAGGCAAAAATATCTTGCGGCCAATGGGGTGGGACGCGTTCGGGCTGCCGGCGGAAAACTACGCTCTTGAACACAAGATTCATCCTAAAGCGGCGGTGGATAAAAACATAAAAAGATTTAAAAAACAGCTGTCTCTTTTAGGCTTTAATTATGATTGGTCGCGCGAGATTAACACCACGGATCCGGATTATTACAAATGGACCCAGTGGATTTTTCTAAAACTTTTTGAAAAAGGATTGGCTTACGAGTCAAATGAGCCGATTAATTGGTGTCCGTCGTGCCTGACCGGCTTGGCTAATGAGGATTTGGAAGGAAATGTTTGCGAGCGGTGCGGCAGCGCGGTGGAAAAAAAACCTCTGCGGCAGTGGATGTTAAAAATCACCGATTACGCGGAGCGTTTATTGGAAGATTTGGAAGAACTAAATTGGCCGGAATCCATTAAAGAATCGCAGAGGAATTGGATCGGAAAAAGTCAGGGAGCGGAAATAGATTTTGGCGTTGTCGGGAATAATGAAAAAATAACAGTTTTTACCACGCGTCCCGACACGCTTTTTGGCGCTACTTATTGCGTGCTTTCTCCGGAACACAAAATAATTAAAAATTTAAAATTTAAAATTAAAAATTACAGTGAGATCAATGAATACATTGAAAAAGCGGCGGCTAAATCCGAAATTGAACGAATTGCCGAGGATAAAGAAAAAACCGGCGTGGAATTAAAGGGGATTAAGGCGATTAATCCGGCGAATAACGAAGAATTGCCGGTTTTCATCGCGGATTACGTGCTGATTCATTACGGTACGGGCGCGATTATGGCCGTGCCGGCGCATGATGAACGGGATTGGCAATTTGCCAAGAAATTCAATTTGCCGATTAAACAGGTAATCTGCCAGTTTTATCCGGAACCTAAATGTCCGGTTCTGGATAACGCTTATCTCGGCGGGGGAAAGCTGGTGCAATCCGGAAAGTTTAATGGAATGGATTCTGAAAAAGCAAAAAAAGAAATCACCAAGTTTGTCAACGGAAAAATTGCCGTTAAATATAAATTGCGCGATTGGGTATTTTCCCGCCAGCGTTATTGGGGCGAACCGATTCCGATTATCCATTGCGAAAAATGCGGGGCCGTGGCGGTGCCGGAAAAAGATTTGCCGGTGAAGTTGCCTAAAGTCAAACATTATGAGCCGACAGGCACGGGAGAATCGCCGTTGGCGGGGATAAAAAATTGGATGAAAACAAAGTGCCCGAAGTGCGGCGGAAAAGGAAAAAGGGAAACCAACACGATGCCGCAATGGGCGGGCTCGTCCTGGTATTATCTTCGTTATCTTGATCCGAAGAATGATCAGGCGCTTGTTGACAAGAAAAAAGAAAAATATTGGTCGCCGGTTGACGTGTACGCGGGCGGAGCGGAGCACGCGACGCGCCATTTGATTTACGCGCGTTTTTGGCATAAATTTCTCTATGACCTCGGGGCGGTGAATTATTCCGAACCTTTTAAGCGCCTTCAAAACGTGGGATTGATTATTGCCGAAGACGGCCGAAAAATGAGCAAACGTTACGGTAATATCATTAATCCCGACGATATCGTGGAAGTTTACGGCGCCGACACTTTACGGATTTATGAAATGTTTATGGGGCAGTTTGATCAGGCGGCCAACTGGAACACCGAAAGCATTATCGGGGCAAGAAGATTTTTGGAAAAGATTTGGCGATTAGCGGAAAAAATCGGGAAGCCGGAACCGCGGATTAAGAACAAAAGAATTGAATATTTAATTAATCAAACCATTAAGAAAGTCGGCGAGGATATTGAAGAATTTAAATTTAACACCGCGATCGCTCAAATGATGATTTTATTAAATGAGCTGGAAAAAAGCGGAACAACGCCGAAAAATGTTTTTGAGCCGTTTCTTAAAATTCTCGCGCCGTTCGCGCCGCATCTTAGCGAAGAACTCTGGGAAAAAATGGGAAACAAAACTTCGGTTCATTCGGCAAAATGGCCGGAGTACGATCCAAAAATGATTAAGGAAAAAATTTTTGAATTGGTGATTCAAATAAACGGCAAAGTGCGGGCAAAAATGGAAGCGCCGGTTGAAGCGAGCAAAACCGAACTTCAAGAGCTGGCGCTCAATCATCCCGTTATAAAAGAAAAATTAGCCGCCACCGCGCCTAAAAAAATAATCGTCGTCCCCGGCCGCTTGGTAAATGTGGTTGTTTAA
- a CDS encoding TrmB family transcriptional regulator, which translates to MLAKIIPLLKSIGLNDKEIAVYSAILPLGSVSIRVIAEKTGINRGTVYDILELLSAKGLISSEKRGAKRKFIVESPEKVLEELEKKEKMIQFQKQKVQEAMPTFLSFYAKQGGRPTVEYFDDDQGIKMILEDVLEINRKLEEKMTYVYSSRPVRDYLYRLFPEFTKEKIKQGIKTKVVALGAGGDPKNLKMAERRWLKDEAPAYFLLYGPKIALISVAEDEKPFGVVVSDEKIAKTQKIIFESLWERLKEK; encoded by the coding sequence ATGCTTGCTAAAATAATTCCGCTCTTAAAATCTATCGGGCTTAATGATAAAGAAATAGCGGTTTATTCGGCGATTTTGCCTTTAGGTTCGGTTTCTATCCGCGTTATTGCCGAGAAAACCGGCATTAACCGCGGCACGGTCTATGATATTTTAGAATTGCTTTCCGCAAAAGGGCTGATTTCTTCGGAAAAGCGCGGCGCGAAAAGAAAATTTATTGTGGAATCTCCGGAAAAAGTTTTAGAAGAGTTGGAAAAAAAAGAAAAGATGATTCAGTTTCAAAAACAAAAAGTTCAGGAAGCAATGCCAACTTTTTTGTCTTTTTACGCCAAGCAAGGCGGCCGGCCCACGGTGGAATATTTTGACGACGACCAGGGGATTAAAATGATTTTGGAAGATGTTTTGGAAATTAACCGTAAATTGGAAGAAAAGATGACTTATGTTTATTCTTCGCGGCCGGTCAGGGATTATCTTTACCGCCTTTTTCCTGAATTTACCAAAGAAAAAATAAAACAAGGCATCAAAACAAAAGTCGTGGCGCTGGGAGCCGGCGGCGATCCTAAGAATTTAAAAATGGCGGAACGCCGATGGCTGAAAGACGAAGCGCCGGCTTATTTTTTGCTTTACGGCCCGAAAATCGCCTTAATTTCGGTCGCGGAAGATGAAAAGCCGTTTGGAGTGGTTGTCAGCGACGAAAAAATCGCCAAGACGCAAAAAATTATTTTTGAATCCCTTTGGGAAAGATTAAAAGAGAAGTAA
- the glmS gene encoding glutamine--fructose-6-phosphate transaminase (isomerizing) — translation MCGIVGYIGDKNAIKIALEGIKRLEYRGYDSAGVVGLAKAGGKPFFKKSAGRISVLEAKIKKIPQASCAIAHTRWATHGEPTVANAHPHSCCREEIFVVHNGIIENHNFLRGALEREGHIFKSETDTEVLAHLIERSSDANGLESAVREALRHVKGTFGLAAVSRRYPDRLVAARRGSPLLVGVGEGEYFLASDAAALVNYTKRVIYLNDNEMAVLTSKGCDIFDFSKKKISKTIDTIDWDLEESQKGGYAHFMEKEIFEAPQVIKNTIGGRIIAKEGEVKLGGLEPIEDQLYDINRLVVVACGTSYYSALIGKYLFEEFAGLPVEVEYASEFRYHSLPLGKRTAVLAISQSGETADTLEAIREANRKGALTLGIVNIVGSSIAREVRAGVYNHAGPEIAVASTKAFLSQLTVLTLMAVYFGRLRYLEKEEAKKILADLLSLSGKIEYLFRQAGAIKKIAAKFKDSLNFLYLGRKYNWPVALEGALKLKEISYIHAEGYPAGEMKHGPIAVIEPSFPTIAIALKDSVYEKVLSNVEEIKARKGKVILICEEKDRRAAAIADEAIFIPKVSEPLSPILSVIPLQLFAYYLAVLKGYDVDKPRNLAKSVTVE, via the coding sequence ATGTGCGGCATCGTAGGTTACATCGGCGATAAAAACGCGATTAAAATAGCGCTTGAAGGAATCAAGCGCTTGGAATATCGCGGTTACGACAGCGCCGGAGTGGTTGGTTTGGCCAAAGCCGGCGGCAAGCCGTTTTTTAAAAAATCCGCGGGAAGAATTTCCGTTCTTGAAGCAAAAATCAAAAAAATTCCTCAAGCTTCCTGCGCTATCGCCCATACGCGCTGGGCCACCCACGGCGAGCCTACGGTTGCCAACGCCCATCCCCATTCTTGCTGCCGAGAAGAAATTTTTGTGGTCCATAACGGCATTATTGAGAACCATAATTTTTTAAGAGGCGCGCTGGAGCGCGAAGGCCATATTTTCAAATCCGAAACTGACACGGAAGTTTTAGCTCATTTAATTGAAAGAAGTTCTGACGCGAATGGTTTAGAGAGCGCAGTTAGGGAAGCGCTCCGCCATGTTAAAGGAACTTTTGGCTTAGCGGCGGTCAGCCGCCGTTATCCGGACCGATTAGTGGCGGCTCGCCGCGGCTCGCCGCTTTTAGTGGGAGTGGGGGAAGGTGAATATTTTTTAGCTTCGGACGCGGCGGCTTTAGTCAATTATACGAAGCGGGTAATTTATTTAAATGACAATGAAATGGCGGTTTTAACTTCCAAAGGATGCGATATTTTTGATTTTTCCAAAAAGAAAATTTCCAAAACCATTGATACGATTGATTGGGATTTGGAAGAATCGCAAAAAGGCGGCTACGCTCATTTTATGGAAAAAGAAATTTTTGAAGCGCCGCAGGTTATAAAAAACACCATTGGCGGCCGGATCATCGCCAAAGAAGGCGAGGTAAAACTGGGCGGTTTAGAGCCGATTGAAGATCAGCTTTACGATATTAACCGTTTGGTGGTCGTTGCTTGCGGCACTTCTTATTATTCCGCTTTGATTGGAAAATATTTATTTGAAGAATTTGCCGGTTTGCCGGTAGAAGTGGAATATGCTTCCGAATTCCGCTATCATTCTTTGCCGCTCGGCAAACGTACGGCGGTTTTGGCGATTTCTCAATCCGGCGAGACCGCCGACACTTTGGAAGCGATCAGAGAAGCTAATCGAAAAGGCGCTTTAACTTTAGGAATTGTTAATATAGTGGGTTCTTCCATCGCGCGCGAAGTAAGAGCCGGCGTTTATAATCACGCGGGGCCGGAAATCGCGGTTGCTTCCACTAAAGCGTTTTTATCGCAATTGACGGTTTTAACTCTGATGGCGGTTTATTTCGGCCGCTTGAGGTATTTGGAAAAAGAAGAAGCAAAAAAAATTCTGGCTGATTTACTTTCGCTTTCCGGAAAAATTGAATATCTTTTTCGCCAAGCCGGCGCCATTAAAAAAATCGCCGCGAAATTCAAGGATTCTTTAAATTTTCTGTATTTGGGGAGAAAATATAATTGGCCCGTGGCTTTGGAAGGCGCGCTAAAATTGAAAGAAATTTCTTATATTCACGCCGAGGGTTATCCGGCCGGCGAAATGAAACACGGCCCGATCGCGGTCATTGAGCCTTCTTTTCCGACAATCGCCATTGCTCTGAAAGACAGCGTTTACGAGAAAGTTTTATCCAACGTGGAAGAAATCAAAGCGCGCAAAGGAAAAGTGATTTTGATTTGCGAGGAAAAAGACCGGCGGGCGGCGGCGATCGCCGATGAAGCGATTTTTATTCCCAAAGTCAGCGAGCCGCTTTCGCCGATTCTTTCGGTGATTCCCCTCCAGCTCTTCGCTTATTATCTGGCGGTTTTAAAAGGGTATGACGTTGATAAACCGCGTAATTTAGCCAAAAGCGTTACGGTTGAATAA
- a CDS encoding 2'-deoxycytidine 5'-triphosphate deaminase: MILPYQHLISAVDGKKPIVLAEPKILKKQIQAATIDCRLGERIFRISTSMIPQSNEKISELIKKYCIYDFKIKEGSVLEPNACYLIPLREELKLPKEFFAVFSPKSSSGRVDTFIRVLSDNFSRYDIVSYGYQGKLYLEIIPLSFLIGIAPAIELVQLRIKSRDSFLSNEELRLAHVKHGLVYSNNGELLDADEIVLQSGSVQFSIDLSGREIVGFKAKRNPTDKIDLFRKNYYEAENFWIPIQRPKNRELVLTPGDFYLLTTKEKIKIPPEYAAEIMVYDVTAGELRTHYAGFFDPGFGGEFGTNVVLEVRARDVPFRLFDGQPICRMVFEKMLETPEKIYGEGFGSHYTGSGPSLSKHFKKAWR; the protein is encoded by the coding sequence ATGATTCTGCCCTATCAGCATTTAATCAGCGCGGTGGACGGCAAAAAGCCGATAGTTTTAGCCGAGCCGAAGATTTTAAAAAAACAAATTCAAGCGGCGACGATTGACTGCCGTTTGGGAGAAAGAATTTTTCGGATAAGCACTTCAATGATTCCCCAATCAAATGAAAAAATCAGCGAGCTTATCAAGAAATATTGCATTTACGATTTTAAAATAAAAGAAGGCTCGGTTTTAGAGCCGAACGCCTGTTACCTTATTCCTTTAAGGGAAGAATTAAAGCTTCCGAAAGAGTTCTTCGCCGTGTTCAGCCCGAAAAGTTCAAGCGGCCGGGTGGATACTTTCATCAGAGTTTTAAGCGATAATTTTTCCAGATACGATATTGTTTCTTATGGCTATCAGGGAAAACTTTATCTGGAAATTATTCCGCTTTCCTTTCTTATCGGGATTGCGCCCGCCATTGAATTAGTTCAATTAAGGATCAAGAGCAGAGACAGTTTTCTTTCAAATGAAGAATTGCGTTTGGCGCACGTCAAACACGGCTTGGTTTATTCGAATAATGGAGAATTATTAGATGCTGACGAAATAGTTTTGCAGAGTGGAAGCGTTCAGTTCAGCATTGATCTTAGCGGAAGGGAAATCGTGGGGTTTAAAGCAAAAAGAAATCCCACTGATAAAATTGATCTTTTCCGCAAGAATTATTATGAAGCGGAAAATTTTTGGATTCCCATTCAAAGGCCGAAAAATCGCGAATTAGTTCTGACGCCCGGCGATTTTTATCTTTTAACGACAAAAGAAAAGATAAAAATCCCGCCGGAGTACGCCGCGGAAATTATGGTGTACGATGTTACTGCCGGGGAATTACGGACTCATTACGCGGGATTTTTTGATCCCGGCTTTGGGGGAGAATTTGGCACAAACGTGGTTTTGGAGGTCAGGGCAAGGGACGTTCCTTTTCGGCTTTTTGACGGCCAGCCGATTTGCCGGATGGTTTTTGAAAAAATGCTGGAAACGCCGGAAAAAATTTATGGAGAAGGATTTGGTTCCCATTATACCGGCAGCGGGCCTTCTTTAAGCAAGCATTTTAAAAAAGCATGGCGGTAA
- a CDS encoding DNA translocase FtsK 4TM domain-containing protein, translating into MSRKKSLKDQNQKWHHVLEPETKRSIWAIIFFAVALVFTLAAFGKAGLVGGTLYALFNTFFGEAFFLIPVVFILMAFSFLFALKDKILAATIIGAVLFLLSSLGLTEAIFGEKTGGYVGFLTAYPLQKLFDFWAALIIFSSLIIVSLLMMLNVPLRLSWIWRRAKEEKEEELKINQIYLEGSTPIKKETSEISKPEIMTAEKEKIKEDSKTGWLPKFSWRLAKKSDLASLSQIPLELLEGDRGKPAGGDIKANSNIIKRTLQNFGIDVEMGEVSIGPSITQYSLRPAEGMKLSKILALQNDLALALAAHPIRIEAPIPGKSLVGIEIPNRAIATVGLKNLLSTEEWRNSLTSLFLALGRNVSGHPIYADLAKMPHLLIAGSTGAGKSVFLHSLIINLLYQNNPDQLKFLLIDPKRVELPAYEDIPHLLSPVIIDAKKAILALRWAAKEMERRYDILSSHKMRDIASYHEKISGDEKADFLPFIVIVIDELADIMAAYPRELESAIVRLAQMSRAVGIHLIISTQRPEVSVITGLIKANIPTRIALRAASQTDSRTILDAAGAEKLLGNGDMLYLSGDASKPVRVQGVFVTAKEVKRVVEYLKKEYEDFGEEKEVNFENNKVKDVSAVFDELKPISIFDEMEDEKEEDELYEQAREIVVQAKRASTSYLQRRLRLGYARAARLMDVLEEKGVVGPADGAKPREVLIKNTSSDAESDNQKLLNEFKN; encoded by the coding sequence ATGTCCAGAAAAAAATCACTTAAAGATCAAAATCAAAAATGGCATCACGTTTTAGAGCCGGAAACCAAACGTTCCATTTGGGCGATTATTTTTTTTGCCGTTGCCCTTGTTTTTACTTTGGCGGCCTTTGGAAAAGCGGGATTGGTCGGCGGGACGCTTTATGCCCTTTTTAACACTTTTTTTGGCGAGGCCTTTTTTTTGATTCCGGTTGTTTTTATTCTGATGGCTTTTTCTTTTCTTTTTGCTTTAAAAGATAAAATTCTGGCGGCCACGATTATCGGCGCTGTTTTATTCCTTTTAAGCTCTTTAGGCCTGACGGAAGCGATTTTTGGCGAAAAAACCGGCGGCTATGTCGGATTTTTAACCGCTTATCCTTTACAGAAACTTTTTGATTTTTGGGCGGCGCTGATAATTTTTTCCTCTTTGATTATCGTTTCTCTTTTAATGATGTTGAATGTTCCTTTACGCTTATCGTGGATTTGGCGGCGCGCTAAAGAAGAAAAAGAAGAAGAACTGAAAATCAATCAGATTTATCTTGAAGGATCAACGCCGATTAAAAAAGAAACAAGCGAGATTTCCAAGCCGGAGATAATGACAGCCGAGAAAGAAAAAATAAAAGAAGATTCTAAAACAGGCTGGCTGCCCAAATTCAGCTGGCGTTTGGCTAAGAAATCCGACCTTGCTTCACTTTCGCAGATTCCGCTTGAACTTTTAGAAGGAGACCGCGGTAAGCCGGCGGGCGGGGATATTAAAGCCAATTCCAATATCATTAAGCGGACTCTTCAGAATTTTGGCATTGATGTGGAGATGGGCGAAGTAAGCATCGGCCCTTCCATTACTCAATATAGCCTTCGGCCGGCGGAAGGAATGAAGCTTTCCAAAATTCTGGCTTTGCAGAATGATTTAGCTTTGGCTTTGGCGGCCCATCCGATAAGAATTGAAGCTCCGATTCCGGGAAAATCTTTGGTCGGGATTGAAATTCCAAACCGAGCAATCGCGACCGTCGGCCTTAAAAATCTTTTATCAACGGAAGAATGGCGGAATTCTTTAACTTCGCTTTTTCTGGCGCTGGGCCGAAATGTTTCCGGCCATCCCATTTACGCTGATTTGGCTAAAATGCCCCATCTTTTAATCGCCGGTTCAACCGGAGCGGGAAAATCAGTGTTTCTTCATTCTTTAATTATTAATCTTCTTTACCAGAATAATCCGGACCAATTGAAGTTTTTGCTGATTGATCCTAAAAGAGTGGAATTGCCGGCTTACGAAGACATTCCCCATCTTTTATCGCCGGTTATTATTGACGCCAAAAAGGCGATTTTGGCTTTGCGCTGGGCGGCCAAAGAAATGGAACGGCGCTACGATATTTTATCTTCGCATAAAATGCGCGACATCGCTTCTTATCATGAAAAAATAAGCGGCGATGAAAAAGCGGATTTTTTGCCTTTTATCGTGATTGTCATTGATGAATTGGCGGATATTATGGCGGCTTATCCGCGGGAGTTGGAATCGGCCATTGTCCGGCTGGCGCAGATGTCCAGAGCAGTCGGGATTCATTTGATTATTTCCACTCAACGGCCGGAAGTTTCCGTGATTACCGGATTGATTAAAGCTAATATTCCCACGCGGATTGCCCTTCGCGCCGCTTCGCAAACAGACTCGCGCACTATTCTGGATGCCGCGGGAGCGGAAAAACTTTTAGGAAACGGCGATATGCTTTATCTTTCCGGCGACGCCTCAAAGCCGGTTCGCGTTCAGGGTGTTTTCGTGACCGCGAAAGAAGTAAAAAGAGTGGTGGAATACCTCAAAAAAGAATACGAGGATTTCGGTGAAGAAAAAGAAGTGAATTTTGAAAATAATAAGGTTAAGGATGTTTCGGCTGTTTTTGATGAATTGAAACCGATTTCTATTTTTGATGAGATGGAAGATGAGAAAGAAGAAGACGAGCTTTATGAACAGGCGCGGGAAATAGTGGTTCAGGCAAAACGAGCTTCCACTTCTTATCTTCAGCGCCGCCTGCGGCTCGGTTACGCGCGCGCCGCCCGTTTAATGGATGTTTTGGAAGAAAAAGGAGTGGTTGGTCCGGCTGACGGCGCCAAACCAAGGGAAGTGCTGATAAAAAATACTTCATCCGATGCCGAAAGCGACAATCAAAAGCTGTTAAATGAATTCAAAAATTAG
- the recA gene encoding recombinase RecA — MFKKTVKKEVKIKNAGVEAALKEIQAKYGEGAIMKLGEAPRVDVDSIPTGSLGLDLALGIGGMPRGRIVEIFGPESSGKTTLALNVVAQAQKKGGLCAFVDAEHALDPEYAKKLGVKINDLLVSQPDTGEQALDIVEGLVRSGSIDVIVVDSVAALTPRAEIEGEMGAHHVGTQARLMSQALRKLTAISAKTKTIVIFINQVRMQIGIMFGNPETTPGGKALKFYSSVRIDVRRRAQIKKGDEVIGNRVNAKVVKNKVAPPFKAAEFDIMYNEGISYEGDIINLGEKYGLIKKSGASYSYGGEKIGHGYENAKKYLRENSKITSEIVKKIKEAAKS, encoded by the coding sequence ATGTTTAAAAAAACAGTTAAAAAAGAAGTTAAAATTAAAAATGCTGGCGTGGAAGCCGCTTTGAAAGAAATTCAGGCAAAATACGGCGAAGGCGCGATTATGAAACTTGGCGAGGCCCCCCGGGTTGACGTGGATAGTATCCCGACCGGCTCTTTAGGTTTGGATTTGGCGTTGGGAATAGGCGGGATGCCGAGGGGGAGAATCGTGGAAATTTTCGGGCCGGAATCTTCCGGAAAAACCACTTTGGCTTTGAATGTGGTGGCGCAAGCTCAAAAAAAAGGCGGGCTTTGCGCTTTTGTTGACGCGGAACATGCTTTGGATCCGGAATACGCCAAAAAATTAGGCGTTAAAATAAATGACCTTTTAGTTTCCCAGCCGGATACCGGTGAACAGGCTTTGGATATTGTGGAAGGACTGGTGCGTTCGGGAAGCATTGATGTAATTGTTGTTGATTCCGTGGCCGCTTTGACGCCGCGGGCGGAAATTGAAGGAGAAATGGGCGCCCATCATGTCGGCACTCAAGCGCGGCTGATGTCCCAGGCCTTGCGCAAGCTTACGGCGATTTCCGCTAAAACCAAAACTATCGTTATTTTTATAAACCAAGTCAGGATGCAGATTGGCATAATGTTCGGCAATCCTGAAACTACGCCGGGCGGCAAAGCGCTTAAATTTTATTCTTCGGTCAGAATTGACGTCCGGCGGCGGGCGCAGATTAAAAAAGGAGATGAAGTAATCGGCAACCGGGTGAATGCCAAGGTGGTTAAAAATAAAGTCGCCCCTCCTTTTAAAGCGGCGGAATTTGACATTATGTATAACGAAGGAATTTCTTACGAAGGAGATATTATTAATCTTGGCGAGAAATACGGATTGATTAAAAAATCCGGCGCTTCATATTCTTATGGCGGAGAAAAAATCGGCCATGGTTATGAAAACGCGAAAAAATATCTGCGGGAAAATTCGAAAATTACTTCAGAAATCGTTAAAAAAATAAAAGAAGCGGCAAAATCTTAA
- a CDS encoding 30S ribosomal protein S18 — protein MKKQCHFCVNNSIIADYKDAETLKKFINPQSKIMPRRKTGVCAIHQRKLARAIKHAREIAVIPYTSR, from the coding sequence ATGAAAAAACAATGCCACTTTTGCGTCAATAACTCAATCATCGCTGATTATAAAGACGCGGAAACTCTAAAAAAATTCATTAATCCGCAATCAAAAATTATGCCTCGCCGTAAAACCGGCGTTTGCGCCATTCATCAGAGAAAATTGGCGCGGGCCATCAAACACGCCCGCGAAATAGCGGTCATTCCTTATACGAGCAGATGA